One window from the genome of Diabrotica virgifera virgifera chromosome 6, PGI_DIABVI_V3a encodes:
- the LOC126885902 gene encoding uncharacterized protein LOC126885902, which translates to MEEESSRPDEKVQGSKITPLRNKIESPSVKVKQGLPVNLSLFYRACDRRGISNRAGAQLVSALLQDLNVISPENQAAVIDKSKIFRERLKYRRSTTRTNEIIAPYFDGRKDETIIKEIVRGKSIRKTIQEEHISLIEEPGSAYFGHVTPNSGSAKDIVSSILSYMSDNSIDNSNIKALGCDGTATNTGTLQGAVLLLERALKHPVQVVICMLYLNELPLRKVFVALDGPTTGPTSVS; encoded by the coding sequence ATGGAAGAAGAATCAAGTAGGCCTGATGAAAAAGTTCAAGGTTCTAAAATAACTCCTCTAAGAAACAAAATTGAAAGTCCAAGCGTGAAAGTAAAACAAGGCCTGCCAGTGAATCTGTCATTGTTTTATAGGGCATGTGATCGCAGAGGAATTTCAAACAGAGCAGGTGCTCAACTAGTAAGTGCTCTTCTACAAGATTTGAATGTTATATCACCAGAAAACCAAGCCGCAGTTATTGACAAGTCCAAGATTTTTCGTGAAAGGTTAAAGTACCGCCGAAGTACAACTCGCACAAACGAAATAATTGCTCCTTACTTCGATGGTAGGAAGGATGAAACCATAATCAAAGAAATTGTACGTGGGAAATCTATCCGTAAAACCATACAAGAAGAACACATATCTTTGATCGAGGAACCAGGTTCAGCATATTTCGGTCATGTAACTCCAAACAGTGGATCTGCGAAAGATATAGTATCATCAATATTAAGTTACATGAGTGATAACTCCATTGATAACTCAAATATCAAAGCGCTTGGATGTGATGGTACGGCAACGAATACTGGAACATTGCAAGGAGCAGTTTTGTTGCTTGAACGCGCATTGAAACATCCGGTCCAAGTAGTAATATGTATGTTGTACTTAAACGAATTGCCTCTGAGGAAAGTTTTTGTTGCTCTTGACGGTCCAACCACAGGACCAACATCAGTCAGTTAG